A window of Aurantibacillus circumpalustris genomic DNA:
TGCGAATGCCTGTTCTAATTCCCCTTCGTTTTATAGATCACAAGCCAGAAATAGGTTAAGTTGATGAATTCGTAACTAGCAACAATGTTCTTCAACTTTGTCTCTAAAAAATTCTCAGTCGGAAAGTTTTTTAAAACCACGTGCGTACTTTCATCTTTTAGTTTTCTAGTTTGAAAGGTGTTACCGAATTCATCAGTGTTTTTAATAGGAGTGCTAGATCCTTCCACAAAATTATTGTCCATAAAAACTACCGTAGCACCTGGAACAACAGAACTATTAACGGTCTTCAAAAAAACATCCAATTCTTCTAATTTAATATGACTCCAAATAAAGCCGCCGAATAGATTGTCGTATCTCTGACTATTTGTAATGTTATAGAGATTTTCAATTTTAAATGACACGTTGTTATATGGATAGTGTTTTTGTTCTGCGATTTCTAGAACTGCCTTATTAATATCTATTGCTATCATGGCCTTTGCTGTTTTTGCAATACTTTCCGTCCAATAGCCCGTTCCGCAAGCAATTTCAATAAGCGTTTTATTAGCAAAAATATTCTGCAAAAGTTTAGTTACAGTCTTGAGGTCGTTTTGTCGCTCAGGTTTTAAGTAAATACTCTCATATTCTTTTGCCCTTTCTTTATAATATTCTATGAGATCATTTTTCATTTTATGAAGCGTTTAGAACCCTTTTTGCCTTTTAAATATAGAGAATTTTTAATAAACTAAACTCATACCCCAATCACAGCAATATCATCCATCCCGAGACGAGCTCGGGATCGAGACTTGAAGTCTTTTTGCCGAGCGTTAAACGCGGACTC
This region includes:
- a CDS encoding class I SAM-dependent methyltransferase, producing the protein MKNDLIEYYKERAKEYESIYLKPERQNDLKTVTKLLQNIFANKTLIEIACGTGYWTESIAKTAKAMIAIDINKAVLEIAEQKHYPYNNVSFKIENLYNITNSQRYDNLFGGFIWSHIKLEELDVFLKTVNSSVVPGATVVFMDNNFVEGSSTPIKNTDEFGNTFQTRKLKDESTHVVLKNFPTENFLETKLKNIVASYEFINLTYFWLVIYKTKGN